A genomic stretch from Erigeron canadensis isolate Cc75 chromosome 9, C_canadensis_v1, whole genome shotgun sequence includes:
- the LOC122582894 gene encoding probable xyloglucan endotransglucosylase/hydrolase protein 32, with amino-acid sequence MAIYFPFLTLFMLIASFSCNAQPSPGYYPSSKVATINFNQAYRNLWGPQHQRFDQNTLVLWLDRYSGSGFKSLKPYRSGYFGTSIKLHPGYTAGVITSFYLSNQEDHPGYHDEVDIEFLGTTFGKPYTLQTNVYIRGSGDGNIIGREERIHLWFDPTKDFHNYAILWSPIEIIFFVDDVPIRRYPRKSDATFPLRPMYLYGSIWDASSWATENGRYKADYKYEPFYARYNNFKVGGCTAFSPLSCRPPSGSPARTGGLSRQQVAAMLWVQKNFKVYDYCRDPKRDHTQTPEC; translated from the exons ATGGCTATCTACTTCCCTTTTCTTACCCTCTTCATGCTCATAGCTTCTTTCTCATGCAATGCTCAACCTTCGCCGGGTTACTACCCTAGCTCTAAAGTTGCCACCATAAACTTTAACCAAGCTTATAGAAACTTATGGGGGCCACAACACCAGCGGTTCGACCAGAACACGTTGGTCTTGTGGCTTGACAGGTATTCAGGAAGTGGATTCAAGTCGCTCAAACCATATCGATCTGGATATTTTGGGACGTCGATTAAGCTTCACCCTGGTTACACTGCCGGTGTTATTACATCATTTTAC CTTTCAAACCAAGAAGATCATCCAGGATACCACGATGAAGTGGATATCGAGTTTCTTGGTACAACGTTTGGAAAGCCTTACACATTGCAAACAAATGTATACATTAGAGGGAGTGGCGATGGAAATATCATCGGAAGGGAAGAAAGAATTCACTTGTGGTTTGATCCCACCAAGGATTTTCACAACTATGCTATCTTATGGAGTCCCATTGAGATCAT attttttgttgatgatgtgcCAATTAGAAGGTATCCAAGGAAAAGTGATGCTACATTTCCTTTAAGGCCAATGTATCTATATGGGTCTATTTGGGATGCATCTTCATGGGCTACCGAAAACGGAAGATACAAAGCTGATTATAAATACGAACCGTTTTACGCTAGATACAACAACTTCAAGGTAGGAGGTTGCACCGCATTTTCTCCATTATCGTGCCGACCCCCATCTGGCTCTCCGGCTAGGACTGGTGGGCTAAGCCGTCAACAAGTGGCCGCGATGTTGTGGGTTCAAAAGAACTTCAAGGTTTATGACTATTGTAGGGATCCAAAGAGAGACCACACTCAAACACCAGAGTGCTGA